The following coding sequences lie in one Capsicum annuum cultivar UCD-10X-F1 chromosome 5, UCD10Xv1.1, whole genome shotgun sequence genomic window:
- the LOC107870098 gene encoding DNA oxidative demethylase ALKBH2: MTTGDSGGLHLCTAEQGGATAGEKSDCRTRRVIELGNGSEVIYMSRFINYDESWDYLEYLNKNIPWNRPTIRVFGRSCVQPRDSCYVASEGLPQLVYSGYQPHAYSWDEFPPLKDILTAVHKALPGSRFNSLLLNRYKGGDDYVGWHADDEKLYGPTPEIASLSFGCEREFLLKKRPDKTPRGKKTSGEQPKKQSKKDGSPDKHSFVLKHGSLLVMRGYTQRDWLHSVPKRVKADSLRINLTFRLVL; the protein is encoded by the exons ATGACGACCGGCGATTCCGGCGGCCTCCACCTCTGTACGGCGGAGCAAGGCGGAGCTACGGCAGGGgaaaaaagtgattgtagaacAAGAAGAGTAATTGAATTGGGAAATGGAAGCGAAGTAATATACATGTCCAGGTTCATAAATTATGATGAATCATGGGATTATTTGGAGTATCTTAACAAAAATATACCGTGGAATCGTCCGACGATTCGTGTATTCGGTAGATCTTGTGTTCAG CCCAGAGACAGTTGTTATGTGGCAAGTGAAGGATTACCGCAACTAGTTTATAGTGGATACCAGCCTCATGCATATTCCTGGGATGAATTTCCTCCGCTTAAGGACATTCTGACTGCC GTCCATAAAGCTCTCCCGGGAAGTCGTTTCAACAGCTTATTATTGAATAGGTATAAGGGAGGCGATGACTATGTAGGTTGGCATGCTGATGATGAAAAACTTTATGGACCAACTCCAGAAATTGCTTCTCTTTCCTTTGGATGTGAACGTGAATTCTTGTTGAAGAAAAGACCAGATAAAACACCCCGAG GTAAAAAGACCAGTGGTGAGCAGCCCAAAAAGCAATCGAAGAAGGATGGCTCTCCGGACAAACATTCGTTTGTCCTAAAACATGGTTCGTTGCTGGTAATGAGAGGCTATACTCAACGGGATTGGCTGCATTCAGTGCCGAAACGCGTGAAAGCAGATT